One Peterkaempfera bronchialis DNA window includes the following coding sequences:
- a CDS encoding FmdB family zinc ribbon protein: protein MPRYDFRCRSCGATFELRRPMSQANAPAVCPEGHEDTVKLLSTVAVTGTAAGGAASAAPAGGGGGCCGGGCCG from the coding sequence ATGCCTCGCTATGACTTCCGCTGCCGTTCCTGCGGCGCGACCTTTGAACTCCGCCGTCCCATGTCCCAGGCGAACGCCCCGGCCGTCTGCCCCGAGGGGCACGAGGACACCGTGAAGCTGCTCTCCACCGTCGCCGTCACCGGTACGGCGGCGGGCGGCGCGGCCTCGGCCGCACCGGCCGGGGGCGGTGGCGGCTGCTGCGGCGGGGGTTGCTGCGGATAG
- a CDS encoding HAD family hydrolase, with amino-acid sequence MTGAAPRFLVASDLDRTLIYSPRALALGVPDEEAPRLLAVEVHHGKPLSFMTEHAAELLVELIRSCVFVPATTRTRAQYQRVNLPGPHPDWVPRYAICANGGHLLVDGEPDHDWHADMRSRLAESCAPLEEVVHHLALTADPEWTLKRRVAEDLFAYLVVERDQLPEGWLDELTAWAVDRGWTVSLQGRKVYAVPESLTKSAALAEVERRTGAATVLTAGDSLLDAELLLAADAGYRPGHGELADTGWTGPGVTVLPQVGAAAGEEIVRRLLARVREGELTRLRS; translated from the coding sequence GTGACCGGCGCAGCCCCCCGCTTCCTCGTCGCCAGCGACCTTGACCGCACCCTCATCTACTCGCCGCGCGCCCTCGCCCTCGGCGTCCCCGACGAGGAAGCCCCCCGGCTGCTCGCCGTCGAGGTGCACCACGGCAAGCCGCTCTCCTTCATGACCGAGCACGCCGCCGAACTCCTGGTCGAGCTGATCCGCTCCTGCGTCTTCGTCCCCGCCACCACCCGCACCCGCGCCCAGTACCAGCGGGTCAACCTCCCCGGCCCGCACCCCGACTGGGTCCCCCGCTACGCCATCTGCGCCAACGGCGGCCACCTGCTCGTCGACGGAGAGCCCGACCACGACTGGCATGCCGACATGCGCAGCCGCCTCGCCGAGTCCTGTGCGCCGCTGGAGGAGGTCGTCCACCACCTCGCCCTCACCGCCGACCCCGAGTGGACCCTCAAGCGCCGGGTCGCCGAGGACCTCTTCGCCTACCTCGTCGTCGAGCGCGACCAACTCCCCGAGGGCTGGCTGGACGAGCTGACCGCCTGGGCCGTCGACCGCGGCTGGACCGTCTCCCTCCAGGGCCGCAAGGTCTACGCCGTCCCCGAATCGCTCACCAAGAGCGCCGCCCTCGCCGAAGTGGAGCGCCGGACCGGCGCCGCCACCGTGCTCACCGCAGGCGACTCCCTGCTCGACGCCGAACTCCTCCTGGCCGCCGACGCCGGCTACCGCCCCGGCCACGGCGAACTGGCCGACACCGGCTGGACCGGCCCCGGCGTCACCGTCCTCCCGCAGGTCGGCGCCGCAGCAGGCGAGGAGATCGTCCGCCGCCTGCTCGCCCGCGTCCGCGAGGGCGAACTCACCCGCCTGCGGTCCTGA
- a CDS encoding HpcH/HpaI aldolase/citrate lyase family protein: MRHFGHLDDDVRHRLFHREPEHFTRSGDPAALATVLGATLYSPATRPRLPDDIRKQAARGVVSMVLCLEDAIDDRDVPAGEANLVARLAELAADTPDGDDGPLLFIRVRTPEQIGDLVRRLGPALRILSGFVFPKFTEESGTAFLEALTAAEAASGHRLFAMPVLESPALAHLESRHEVLAGVSRVLEKYRDRILAVRLGVTDLCSAYGLRRPPDLTAYDVALVASVIGDVVNVLGRADGTGYTVTGPVWEYFPVQERMFKPQLRRSPFLHTDPQGEDVRRRIIEHDLDGLIREIELDRANGLLGKTCIHPSHVPAVHALSVVTHEEFSDASDILHEDRTGGGVMRSAYTNKMNEVKPHRAWAQRVMLRASAFGVAREEITFAELLSACLYA, encoded by the coding sequence ATGCGCCACTTCGGGCACCTGGACGACGACGTCCGGCACCGGCTCTTCCACCGCGAGCCGGAGCACTTCACCCGCAGTGGCGACCCCGCAGCCCTCGCCACCGTGCTCGGCGCCACGCTCTACAGCCCCGCCACCCGGCCCCGGCTGCCGGACGACATCCGCAAGCAGGCCGCCCGGGGCGTGGTCTCCATGGTGCTCTGCCTGGAGGACGCCATCGACGACCGCGACGTCCCGGCCGGCGAGGCCAACCTGGTGGCCCGGCTCGCCGAACTCGCCGCCGACACCCCGGACGGCGACGACGGCCCGCTGCTCTTCATCCGGGTCCGCACCCCCGAGCAGATCGGCGACCTGGTGCGCCGCCTCGGCCCGGCGCTCCGGATACTCTCCGGCTTTGTCTTCCCCAAGTTCACCGAGGAGTCCGGCACCGCCTTCCTGGAGGCACTCACCGCCGCCGAAGCCGCCTCCGGACACCGCCTCTTCGCCATGCCGGTCCTGGAGTCCCCCGCACTCGCCCACCTGGAGAGCCGCCACGAGGTCCTGGCCGGCGTCTCCCGTGTGCTGGAGAAGTACCGCGACCGGATCCTCGCCGTCCGCCTGGGCGTCACCGACCTCTGCTCCGCCTACGGCCTGCGCCGCCCCCCGGACCTCACCGCCTACGACGTCGCCCTGGTCGCCTCCGTGATCGGCGACGTGGTCAACGTCCTGGGCCGGGCCGACGGGACCGGATACACCGTCACCGGGCCGGTCTGGGAGTACTTCCCCGTGCAGGAGCGCATGTTCAAGCCGCAGCTGCGCCGCTCGCCGTTCCTGCACACCGACCCCCAGGGCGAGGACGTCCGCCGCAGGATCATCGAGCACGACCTGGACGGCCTCATCCGCGAGATCGAACTCGACCGCGCCAACGGCCTGCTCGGCAAGACCTGCATCCACCCCAGCCATGTCCCCGCCGTACACGCCCTCTCCGTGGTCACCCACGAGGAGTTCTCCGACGCGTCCGACATCCTGCACGAGGACCGCACCGGCGGCGGGGTGATGCGCTCCGCGTACACCAACAAGATGAACGAGGTGAAGCCGCACCGCGCCTGGGCGCAGCGGGTCATGCTGCGCGCCTCCGCGTTCGGCGTCGCCCGCGAGGAGATCACCTTCGCCGAGCTGCTCTCCGCCTGCCTGTACGCCTGA
- a CDS encoding SDR family oxidoreductase: MQIAGQTALVTGANRGLGRHLAQLLRDRGATVYAAARNPDSVDLPGVTPVALDITDPASVAAAASATHDVSILINNAGSFTHASLLTGDLADIRLEIDTHFFGTLAVTRAFAPQLAEHDRSYVLNVLSVLSWLSLPDSGAYSAAKAAAWSLTNALRQELAPQGTRVAALHVGYMDTDMARNVESAKSDPADIARIALDAIEANRTEIVADDISRTVLSGLSGGVATLYPQVA; this comes from the coding sequence ATGCAGATCGCAGGACAGACCGCGCTCGTCACCGGGGCCAACCGGGGCCTCGGCCGACACCTGGCCCAACTGCTGCGCGACCGCGGCGCCACCGTGTACGCGGCAGCCCGCAACCCCGACTCGGTCGACCTCCCCGGCGTCACCCCGGTCGCCCTCGACATCACCGACCCGGCATCGGTCGCCGCAGCGGCATCCGCCACCCATGACGTCTCGATCCTCATCAACAACGCCGGCTCGTTCACCCACGCCTCCTTGCTCACCGGGGATCTGGCCGACATCCGCCTGGAGATCGATACGCACTTCTTCGGCACCCTCGCCGTCACCCGGGCGTTCGCCCCACAGCTCGCCGAGCACGACCGCAGCTACGTCCTGAACGTCCTCTCCGTGCTCTCATGGCTGAGCCTCCCCGACTCCGGCGCCTACTCGGCCGCCAAAGCCGCCGCCTGGTCGCTCACCAACGCACTGCGCCAAGAACTCGCCCCCCAGGGCACCCGTGTCGCCGCCCTGCACGTCGGCTACATGGACACCGACATGGCCCGCAACGTCGAGTCGGCCAAGTCCGACCCCGCCGACATCGCCCGCATCGCCCTCGACGCCATCGAAGCCAACCGAACCGAGATCGTCGCCGACGACATCAGCCGCACCGTCCTCAGCGGCCTCTCCGGCGGCGTCGCCACCCTCTACCCCCAGGTCGCCTGA
- a CDS encoding response regulator transcription factor: MRVLVVEDELSLARSLRRGLEAEGWTVDLAHDGRTGLLLAREHPYRVVVLDVMLPVLSGLRVCAELRRAGVTTPVLLLTARDGEWDEAEGLDTGADDYLTKPFSYVVLTARLRALARRAEVRRPLVHEVADLRLDTATRRCHRGEREVPLTAREFAVLQCLARRPGEVVGKDETLDEVWPAGYSGDPNVVEVHVSALRRKIDAPFDRHSLLTVRGVGYRLVADRG, translated from the coding sequence ATGCGTGTGCTGGTGGTGGAGGACGAGCTGAGCCTGGCCCGGTCCCTGCGGCGGGGCCTGGAAGCCGAGGGCTGGACCGTGGACCTCGCACACGACGGCCGCACCGGACTGCTGCTCGCCCGCGAACACCCCTACCGCGTGGTGGTACTGGATGTGATGCTGCCCGTCCTCAGCGGCCTGCGGGTCTGCGCCGAACTGCGGCGGGCCGGGGTGACGACCCCGGTGCTGCTGCTCACCGCGCGGGACGGCGAGTGGGACGAGGCGGAGGGGCTGGACACCGGCGCGGACGACTACCTCACCAAGCCGTTCTCGTATGTCGTCCTGACCGCCCGGCTGCGGGCCCTCGCCCGCCGCGCCGAGGTACGCCGACCGCTGGTGCACGAGGTCGCGGACCTGCGGCTGGACACCGCGACCCGCCGGTGCCACCGGGGCGAGCGGGAAGTACCCCTCACCGCCCGGGAGTTCGCGGTGCTCCAGTGCCTGGCACGCCGCCCGGGGGAGGTGGTCGGCAAGGACGAGACCCTGGACGAGGTGTGGCCCGCCGGCTACTCCGGCGACCCCAATGTGGTGGAGGTCCACGTCAGCGCCCTGCGGCGCAAGATCGACGCCCCGTTCGACCGACACAGCCTGCTGACCGTGCGCGGCGTCGGGTACCGGCTGGTCGCCGACCGTGGCTGA
- a CDS encoding sensor histidine kinase yields the protein MAEPPRRAVVGPRVRGVRNRAALAAALTSAAAFGAGGLAVDQLVYQDRLAEVRESAARLTGSAVSGMVDSRTPVTAALTDRTYEIVLDNGKLLEASPDLAPYEVAGAVLPPLPGGTDGVVRTRTVRLGALPRTPLAQPPEVRNRSSHFAGRTWTVLSATVHRMAPQAAAAYLGGGAATAGHSFTVSVLVPTWEAEQVRSSLDRLLLAGVFAATGFVAVVAWAATGRALRPVERIREGMASVSATELHRRVPIPPDGDEITRLAVTTNRTLDRLEEAVARQQRFVADASHELRSPVANLRTGLEVALAHPDRAPWPEVAQDALANTERLHRLIDDLLVLARLDAAAPAPTSRVDLADAARSEAADRSRPGVRLRYAADGRVPVPVAGDRGQLRRMIRNLLDNAERHARSAIDVRVGADGSGDALLVVQDDGPGIPEPDRQRVFERFTRLDDARARDDGGSGLGLAIVREIAARHGGSVRADTADGGGARLTVRLPLLP from the coding sequence GTGGCTGAACCGCCCCGCCGGGCGGTCGTCGGCCCCCGGGTGCGCGGCGTACGCAACCGCGCCGCCCTCGCCGCCGCGCTGACCTCCGCGGCGGCGTTCGGCGCCGGGGGCCTGGCGGTCGACCAACTCGTCTACCAGGACCGGCTGGCCGAGGTACGCGAGTCGGCGGCCCGCCTCACCGGCAGCGCCGTGTCCGGGATGGTGGACAGCAGGACTCCCGTCACCGCAGCGCTCACCGACCGGACCTACGAGATCGTGCTCGACAACGGCAAGCTGCTGGAGGCGAGCCCCGACCTGGCGCCGTACGAGGTGGCCGGTGCCGTCCTCCCGCCGCTCCCCGGCGGCACGGACGGCGTGGTGCGCACCCGTACCGTCAGGCTGGGTGCCCTGCCCCGCACCCCGCTCGCCCAGCCGCCGGAGGTCCGCAACCGCTCCTCGCACTTCGCCGGACGCACCTGGACCGTGCTGAGCGCCACCGTGCACCGCATGGCTCCGCAGGCGGCTGCGGCCTATCTGGGCGGCGGCGCCGCCACCGCAGGGCACTCGTTCACCGTCAGCGTCCTGGTCCCCACCTGGGAAGCGGAGCAGGTGCGCTCCTCCCTCGACCGCCTGCTGCTGGCCGGCGTCTTCGCCGCGACCGGCTTTGTGGCGGTGGTCGCCTGGGCGGCCACCGGGCGGGCGCTGCGCCCGGTGGAGCGCATCAGGGAAGGCATGGCCTCGGTGTCCGCCACCGAACTGCACCGGCGCGTACCGATCCCCCCGGACGGGGACGAGATCACCCGGCTCGCCGTCACTACCAACCGGACGCTGGACCGCCTGGAGGAGGCCGTGGCCCGGCAGCAGCGGTTCGTCGCCGACGCCTCCCACGAACTGCGCAGCCCGGTCGCCAACCTCCGCACCGGACTGGAGGTCGCCCTGGCGCACCCGGACCGCGCGCCCTGGCCGGAGGTCGCCCAGGACGCCCTGGCCAACACCGAGCGGCTGCACCGGCTGATCGACGACCTGCTGGTCCTGGCCCGGCTGGACGCCGCAGCGCCCGCCCCGACCTCCCGCGTGGACCTCGCCGACGCGGCCCGGTCCGAGGCCGCCGACCGGAGCCGTCCCGGGGTGCGGCTGCGGTACGCCGCCGACGGCCGGGTACCGGTACCGGTCGCCGGCGACCGTGGGCAACTGCGCCGGATGATCCGCAACCTGCTGGACAACGCCGAGCGGCACGCCCGGTCGGCGATCGACGTACGGGTGGGCGCGGACGGTTCCGGCGACGCGCTGCTGGTGGTGCAGGACGACGGCCCGGGCATCCCGGAACCGGACCGGCAGCGGGTCTTCGAACGCTTCACCCGGCTCGACGACGCCCGGGCCCGGGACGACGGCGGCTCCGGACTCGGCCTGGCCATCGTGCGGGAGATCGCCGCCCGCCACGGCGGCTCGGTACGCGCGGACACCGCCGACGGCGGCGGCGCCCGGCTGACCGTGCGGCTGCCCCTGCTGCCCTGA
- a CDS encoding chitosanase yields the protein MSVRRLSTAVAACLLAPTLAGCGWATEGDRTGSGRAADRTAATAGAGAGHTGNAAADLTADQRRTADRLVSVFAHSTTTISYDSVEDHHDGCGFTAGRAGFCTATGDLAEVVRRYADAVPGNPLARYLPQLRALAKRSSADTAPLGPDFADAWRKAAADNRFRTVQDTAVEDLYYGPALRAARSHGLTSALAVAVFYDTAIQHGTDVDADGLPALIEQADAQAGGRPGEGVTEGAWLTALLSVRRADLLHPHNHDRAVDWPESVGRVDALQQLVTDRQFDLAPPVTVDPWGDEEFTVS from the coding sequence GTGTCCGTGCGTCGGCTGTCGACCGCAGTCGCCGCCTGTCTGCTGGCGCCGACGCTGGCCGGCTGCGGATGGGCGACCGAGGGCGACCGGACCGGGTCCGGCCGCGCGGCGGACCGTACGGCGGCCACGGCAGGCGCCGGCGCAGGGCACACCGGTAACGCCGCAGCCGACCTGACGGCCGATCAGCGTCGCACCGCAGACCGGCTGGTGAGCGTCTTCGCCCACAGCACCACCACCATCAGCTACGACTCCGTCGAGGACCACCACGACGGGTGCGGCTTCACCGCCGGCCGGGCCGGCTTCTGCACCGCGACCGGTGACCTGGCGGAGGTGGTCCGCCGCTACGCGGACGCCGTGCCGGGCAATCCGCTGGCCCGCTACCTGCCGCAGCTGCGGGCGCTGGCCAAGCGGAGCAGCGCCGACACCGCCCCGTTGGGCCCCGACTTCGCCGACGCCTGGCGGAAGGCGGCGGCGGACAACCGCTTCCGTACGGTCCAGGACACGGCCGTGGAGGACCTGTACTACGGCCCCGCGCTGCGCGCCGCCCGCAGCCATGGCCTGACCTCCGCGCTGGCCGTCGCGGTCTTCTACGACACCGCGATCCAGCACGGCACCGATGTCGACGCGGACGGCCTGCCCGCACTCATCGAGCAGGCGGACGCACAGGCGGGCGGACGGCCCGGGGAGGGGGTGACCGAGGGCGCCTGGCTGACCGCGCTGCTCTCGGTGCGCCGCGCCGACCTGCTGCATCCGCACAACCACGACCGGGCGGTGGACTGGCCGGAGTCGGTGGGACGGGTCGACGCGCTCCAGCAGCTGGTGACCGATCGGCAGTTCGACCTGGCGCCGCCGGTGACGGTCGACCCCTGGGGCGACGAGGAGTTCACCGTCTCCTGA
- the paaE gene encoding 1,2-phenylacetyl-CoA epoxidase subunit PaaE gives MAPTTAPTTAGPLPARTRRRPAFHALRVAEVAPLCEDAAVISFEVPGPLADEFAHRPGQSLTLRREVDGRDERRSYSICSPAGSPPRIGVRTVPGGLFSSWLVHEVRPGDTIEVMAPTGAFTPDLTEPGHHVLIAAGSGITPMMSIAESVLTADTRSRVTLFYGNRRSDTVMFADELADLKDLHRTRFQLGHVLSREPRDAELFSGRLDADRLAALVDALVDVETADHWWLCGPHGMVRDAQRVLAGLGVPADRVHQELFFADDEPVQPVRHEDAPADGPVSQVTLVLDGRSTTSALPRTSTILDGAQRTRPDLPFACKGGVCGTCRALVTCGEADMRRNFALEPGEVDAGYVLTCQSFPASDTLTVDFDS, from the coding sequence CTGTGCGAGGACGCCGCCGTCATCAGCTTCGAGGTGCCCGGCCCGCTGGCCGACGAGTTCGCGCACCGCCCCGGCCAGTCGCTCACGCTGCGCCGCGAGGTCGACGGGCGCGACGAGCGCCGCTCGTACTCCATCTGCTCCCCGGCGGGCTCGCCGCCCCGCATCGGCGTGCGCACCGTGCCCGGCGGCCTCTTCTCGTCCTGGCTGGTGCACGAGGTACGCCCCGGGGACACCATCGAGGTCATGGCCCCGACCGGCGCCTTCACCCCCGACCTCACCGAGCCCGGCCACCATGTGCTGATCGCCGCCGGCTCCGGCATCACGCCGATGATGTCGATCGCCGAGTCCGTGCTCACCGCCGACACCCGCTCCCGGGTCACGCTCTTCTACGGCAACCGGCGCAGCGACACGGTGATGTTCGCCGACGAGCTCGCCGACCTGAAGGACCTGCACCGCACGCGCTTCCAGCTCGGACACGTCCTCTCCCGCGAACCCCGCGACGCCGAGCTGTTCTCCGGCCGCCTCGACGCCGACCGGCTCGCCGCGCTGGTGGACGCCCTGGTGGACGTGGAGACCGCCGACCACTGGTGGCTCTGCGGGCCGCACGGCATGGTCCGCGATGCGCAGCGGGTACTGGCCGGTCTCGGGGTCCCCGCCGACCGGGTCCACCAGGAGCTGTTCTTCGCCGACGACGAGCCCGTGCAGCCCGTCCGCCACGAGGACGCCCCGGCCGACGGTCCCGTCAGCCAGGTCACCCTGGTCCTCGACGGCCGCTCCACCACCTCCGCCCTCCCCCGTACGAGCACCATCCTGGACGGCGCCCAGCGCACCCGCCCCGACCTGCCCTTCGCCTGCAAGGGCGGCGTCTGCGGCACCTGCCGCGCCCTGGTGACCTGCGGCGAGGCCGACATGCGCCGCAACTTCGCCCTCGAACCCGGCGAAGTCGACGCCGGCTATGTGCTCACCTGCCAGTCATTCCCGGCCTCCGACACCCTCACCGTCGACTTCGACAGCTGA
- a CDS encoding TerD family protein yields MGGQHKVTLTKASPLVSLTDQGAVTGHLQINLHWTMREADLVQSRRGGLLRGSLLRPMQPQGSSRPMVNVDLDLACMYEMADGSRGVVQPLGNLLGDLQRPPYIKLSGDDRYGAPSGETMYVNLDKRDQFKRLLIFVYIYDGTPAFDRTHAVVTLFPYVGPRIEVSLDERAPQARSCAVIMIENKGGNLTVRREVRYVYGFQAELDRLYGFGMQWQRGYKSPQGTPE; encoded by the coding sequence ATGGGCGGACAGCACAAGGTGACGCTGACCAAGGCGTCACCCCTGGTGTCCCTGACGGACCAGGGGGCGGTCACCGGGCATCTCCAGATCAATCTGCACTGGACGATGCGCGAGGCCGACCTGGTGCAGTCGCGACGCGGGGGCCTGCTGCGCGGCTCGCTCCTCCGGCCGATGCAGCCGCAGGGGTCCAGTAGGCCGATGGTCAACGTCGACCTGGACCTGGCCTGCATGTACGAGATGGCCGACGGCAGCCGGGGGGTGGTCCAGCCGCTGGGCAACCTCCTGGGCGACCTGCAACGGCCGCCGTACATCAAGCTCAGCGGCGACGACCGGTACGGCGCCCCGTCGGGCGAGACGATGTACGTCAACCTCGACAAGCGCGACCAGTTCAAGCGGCTGCTGATCTTCGTCTACATCTACGACGGCACTCCGGCCTTCGACCGCACCCATGCGGTGGTGACGCTCTTCCCGTACGTCGGGCCGAGGATCGAGGTGTCGCTGGACGAGCGCGCCCCCCAGGCGCGCTCATGCGCCGTCATCATGATCGAGAACAAGGGCGGCAATCTGACGGTGCGGCGCGAGGTCCGCTACGTCTACGGCTTCCAGGCGGAGCTGGACCGGCTGTACGGCTTCGGCATGCAGTGGCAGCGGGGCTACAAGTCCCCCCAGGGCACCCCGGAGTGA
- a CDS encoding DUF2637 domain-containing protein, producing the protein MTLSSIQMVWAVVGGAALLFAAILIAMLRTKRTSGDTQNHDSWERSEERRRRKELVYGIASYVLLFCCAAVAAALSFHGLVGFGRENLNLSDGWEYLVPFGLDGAAMFCSVLAVREASHGDAALGSRMLVWLFAFASAWFNWVHAPRGGGHDGAPQFFSGMSISAAILFDRALKQTRKAALREQGLVPRPLPQIRMVRWMRAPRETYAAWSLMLLEGVRSLDEAVEEVREERQTKLDSKVRARAADRRERAELKAIARQGRVWSGRRGGRQVPALTAAGGGEPPVTEPAPEGEEAAIGAAALEPATVTGRRAVTAAPESAALPAGSRTIDLTTEDDTLAMPRLDSLERKLRAIEQTLG; encoded by the coding sequence ATGACTCTCTCCTCCATACAGATGGTCTGGGCCGTCGTGGGCGGCGCCGCGCTGCTCTTCGCGGCGATCCTGATCGCCATGCTCCGCACCAAGCGGACGTCCGGCGACACGCAGAACCACGACTCCTGGGAACGCAGCGAGGAGCGCCGCCGCCGCAAGGAGCTGGTGTACGGCATCGCCTCCTATGTGCTGCTCTTCTGCTGCGCCGCGGTCGCCGCCGCGCTCTCCTTCCACGGCCTGGTGGGTTTCGGCCGGGAGAACCTGAACCTGTCCGACGGCTGGGAGTACCTGGTGCCGTTCGGTCTCGACGGTGCCGCGATGTTCTGCTCGGTGCTGGCGGTCCGTGAGGCCAGCCACGGTGACGCCGCGCTCGGCTCCCGGATGCTGGTGTGGCTCTTCGCCTTCGCCTCCGCCTGGTTCAACTGGGTGCACGCCCCGCGCGGCGGCGGCCACGACGGCGCCCCGCAGTTCTTCTCCGGGATGTCGATCTCGGCCGCGATCCTCTTCGACCGGGCGCTGAAGCAGACCCGCAAGGCGGCGCTGCGCGAGCAGGGCCTGGTGCCCCGCCCGCTGCCGCAGATCCGGATGGTCCGCTGGATGCGGGCCCCTCGCGAGACCTACGCCGCCTGGTCGCTGATGCTGCTTGAGGGTGTCCGCAGCCTGGACGAGGCGGTCGAGGAGGTGCGCGAGGAGCGCCAGACCAAGCTGGACTCCAAGGTGCGGGCCCGGGCCGCGGACCGGCGCGAGCGCGCCGAACTCAAGGCCATCGCCCGGCAGGGCCGGGTGTGGAGCGGCCGTCGCGGCGGCCGCCAGGTCCCGGCACTGACCGCCGCCGGCGGCGGCGAGCCCCCCGTTACGGAGCCTGCCCCAGAAGGCGAAGAGGCAGCCATCGGCGCGGCGGCCCTTGAGCCGGCCACGGTGACCGGGCGGCGTGCCGTCACGGCGGCGCCCGAGTCGGCGGCGCTGCCTGCGGGCAGCCGCACCATCGACCTCACCACCGAGGACGACACCCTGGCGATGCCCCGGCTGGACTCCCTGGAGCGCAAGCTGCGGGCGATCGAGCAGACCCTGGGCTGA
- a CDS encoding winged helix-turn-helix transcriptional regulator: MAKVPDDPCSIARSLGVLGERWTFLILREAFQGQTRFAEFRDRLRIAPDVLSNRLGTLVEYGVMETVPYQEPGARSRFAYVLTPAGRELSVVLGALQQWGDRHLPWPEGPSMLRRVADTDRPVHVGFVDDHGREVPPAEVAMVRTDAYPG, encoded by the coding sequence ATGGCCAAGGTTCCCGACGACCCGTGTTCGATCGCTCGCAGCCTCGGGGTGCTCGGTGAGCGGTGGACGTTCCTGATCCTGCGCGAGGCGTTCCAGGGCCAGACCCGTTTCGCCGAGTTCCGGGATCGCCTGAGGATCGCCCCCGACGTGCTCAGCAATCGGTTGGGGACGCTGGTCGAGTACGGGGTGATGGAGACGGTGCCCTACCAGGAGCCCGGTGCACGGTCGCGCTTCGCGTATGTGCTCACCCCGGCCGGCCGGGAGCTGAGCGTGGTGCTCGGCGCGCTGCAGCAGTGGGGGGACAGGCACCTGCCCTGGCCGGAGGGGCCGAGCATGCTCCGTCGGGTGGCGGACACCGACCGCCCGGTCCACGTCGGTTTCGTGGACGACCACGGCCGGGAGGTGCCCCCCGCCGAGGTGGCCATGGTCCGCACGGACGCCTATCCCGGCTGA
- a CDS encoding TerD family protein, with protein sequence MTQVMVKGSNIPLSAAAVRAVLRWDAAAGVPDVDASALLLGADGNVRSDEDFVFYNQPLHPSGHVRHRPKQQVGETVADTVEVDLAGLPAEVERVVVAGSAEEGTFGSVPGLQVLLYDAVVPDGGEPLARFDIADAGDETALLCGELYRRGEGWKFRAIGQGYTSGLAGLATDFGITVEDDEAATDPAPAPQTPAPQTPAQQKTPAQQPPAQQPEWGSPAAPAQQPGWGSPRPEAGGAYPPPPPQPPQMPQAPQAPQAPPAAPAAQGSGYGYPPADPAPDPAAFTLPPQGPQFQPR encoded by the coding sequence ATGACGCAGGTCATGGTGAAGGGCTCCAACATTCCGCTGTCCGCCGCCGCGGTCCGCGCCGTGCTGCGCTGGGACGCCGCAGCCGGCGTCCCGGACGTGGACGCCTCCGCGCTGCTGCTCGGAGCGGACGGCAACGTCCGCTCCGACGAGGACTTCGTCTTCTACAACCAGCCACTCCATCCGTCCGGGCATGTGCGGCACCGGCCGAAGCAGCAGGTCGGCGAGACCGTCGCGGACACCGTGGAGGTCGATCTGGCCGGACTCCCGGCCGAGGTGGAGCGGGTGGTGGTGGCCGGTTCGGCCGAGGAGGGCACCTTCGGGTCGGTGCCCGGCCTCCAGGTGCTGCTGTATGACGCGGTCGTACCGGACGGCGGCGAGCCGCTGGCCCGGTTCGACATCGCGGACGCCGGGGACGAGACGGCGCTGCTCTGCGGGGAGCTCTACCGGCGCGGCGAGGGGTGGAAGTTCCGGGCCATCGGCCAGGGCTACACCAGCGGCCTGGCAGGGCTCGCCACCGACTTCGGGATCACCGTGGAGGACGACGAGGCCGCCACCGACCCGGCCCCTGCCCCGCAAACGCCCGCACCGCAGACCCCGGCCCAGCAGAAGACCCCGGCCCAGCAGCCCCCCGCGCAGCAGCCCGAGTGGGGCTCCCCCGCCGCCCCGGCGCAGCAGCCCGGCTGGGGGTCCCCCCGGCCGGAGGCCGGGGGAGCCTATCCGCCCCCGCCGCCGCAGCCACCCCAGATGCCCCAGGCACCCCAGGCACCCCAGGCGCCCCCGGCCGCGCCCGCAGCCCAGGGCAGCGGCTACGGCTACCCGCCGGCCGACCCAGCCCCGGACCCGGCCGCCTTCACGCTGCCGCCGCAGGGCCCCCAGTTCCAGCCGCGCTGA
- a CDS encoding VOC family protein — protein sequence MNRPTHGTLHHVELWVPDLGRALASLGWLLETLGYTVFQSWDAGRSWRLGPTYVVLEQSPALTVERYDRHRPGLNHLAFHVRDAAAVEKLVAEAAQHGWSLMFPDLHPHAGGGDHHAAYLENEDGFEVELVAIDSPK from the coding sequence ATGAACCGGCCGACTCACGGCACGCTGCACCACGTCGAGCTCTGGGTGCCCGACCTCGGCCGCGCCCTTGCCTCGCTCGGCTGGCTGCTGGAGACCCTCGGCTACACCGTCTTCCAGAGCTGGGACGCGGGCCGCAGCTGGCGGCTCGGGCCGACCTACGTCGTCCTCGAACAGTCCCCGGCCCTCACCGTCGAGCGGTACGACCGCCACCGTCCGGGGCTGAACCACCTGGCCTTCCATGTCCGGGACGCTGCCGCCGTCGAGAAGCTGGTCGCCGAAGCGGCCCAACACGGCTGGAGCCTCATGTTCCCCGACCTGCACCCGCACGCCGGCGGCGGAGACCACCACGCCGCCTATCTTGAGAACGAGGACGGCTTCGAGGTCGAGCTTGTCGCGATCGACTCACCCAAGTGA